From the Gasterosteus aculeatus chromosome 13, fGasAcu3.hap1.1, whole genome shotgun sequence genome, one window contains:
- the rnft2 gene encoding E3 ubiquitin-protein ligase RNFT2: MQRRHSSNTDGMPSERSRSQTLGSESSLDEGGVFDCLKPDSPSSPQQMFSGLVGVPSGSVSSAQFQAAGLVLGSPPEVFIQMTAASREEGGPHRTDGGPFLPRPPPHHHHQQLHHLHHFHHQPLQNRTSSLLQQATAAGGSERHGPREEAQEDPSAPAPALSELKAVVTWLQRGFPFILILLAKVCFQHKLGIAVCAGMACTFAYANSTVRHQVSLRAERSVLVALWILMFLAGNIVYVYYTFGHEELHKSLIFAKPNLGSFDFFNLIWAVGITDFVLKYFTIGLKCFVLFLPKILLAFKSRGKFYLLIEELSQLFRALVPIQLWYKYIMGEDPSSSYFLGATLIIIYSLCKSFDICGRVAAIRRAVAVLCSSQSYGAKAGGQQCSEAGDACAICQADFRDPVALLCQHVFCEECLCLWFDRERTCPLCRSTVIEALRCWKDGTTSAHFQIY; this comes from the exons ATgcagaggagacacagcagcaacacGGATGGCATGCCCTCTGAAAG GAGCCGAAGCCAAACTCTGGGATCAGAGAGCAGCCTCGATGAGGGTGGTGTGTTCGACTGCCTGAAGCCCGACTCGCCCTCCTCGCCCCAGCAGATGTTCTCCGGCCTGGTGGGCGTGCCCTCCGGCTCCGTCTCCTCCGCCCAATTCCAGGCCGCCGGCTTAGTCCTGGGCTCCCCCCCCGAGGTGTTCATCCAGATGACGGCGGCGTCCAGAGAAGAAGGCGGCCCCCATCGCACGGACGGCGGACCCTTTCTCCCTCGCCCGCccccgcaccaccaccaccaacaactccaccacctccaccacttcCACCACCAGCCGCTGCAGAACAGGAcctcctccctgctgcagcAGGCCACCGCGGCGGGCGGCTCCGAGAGGCACGGCCCCAGGGAGGAGGCCCAGGAGGACCCGTCCGCGCCGGCGCCGGCCCTGTCCGAGTTGAAGGCGGTGGTGACGTGGCTGCAGAGGGGCTTCCCCttcatcctcattctgctgGCCAAAGTGTGCTTCCAGCACAAGCTCG GTATTGCCGTGTGCGCCGGCATGGCCTGCACATTCGCCTACGCCAATTCCACAGTGAGGCACCAAGTGTCCTTAAGG GCGGAGCGTTCCGTGCTGGTTGCTCTCTGGATCTTGATGTTCCTCGCAGGGAACATTGTGTACGTCTACTACACGTTTGGCCACGAGGAGCTGCACAAGAG CCTCATATTCGCCAAGCCCAACCTCGGCAGCTTTGACTTCTTTAACCTGATCTGGGCTGTGGGCATCACCGACTTTGTCCTTAAGTACTTCACCATCGGCCTGAAATGCTTTGTCCTGTTTTTGCCCAAGATCCTCCTGGCCTTTAAATCCAGG GGCAAATTCTACCTGCTGATAGAGGAGCTGAGCCAGCTGTTTCGGGCGCTGGTGCCCATCCAGCTGTGGTACAAGTACATCATGGGAGAAGACCCGTCCAGCAGTTACTTCCTGGGAGCCACTCTCATCATCATCTACAGCCTCTGCAAG TCCTTTGACATCTGTGGACGAGTTGCTGCCATCCGCAGGGCCGTGGCCGTTCTCTGCAGCTCCCAG AGTTACGGAGCGAAGGCGGGCGGTCAGCAGTGCAGCGAGGCGGGCGACGCCTGCGCCATCTGCCAGGCGGATTTCAGGGACCCCGTCGCTCTGCTCTGTCAG cACGTGTTCTGCGAGGAGTGCCTGTGTTTGTGGTTCGACCGGGAGAGAACGTGCCCGCTGTGTCGCTCCACCGTCATCGAGGCGCTGCGCTGCTGGAAGGACGGCACCACGTCGGCCCACTTCCAGATCTACTGA